The Panicum virgatum strain AP13 chromosome 6K, P.virgatum_v5, whole genome shotgun sequence nucleotide sequence TTCATATAGACAATGTTGTCAACACTAACTGTGTGCATGAGTGAAAGTTGTTGTCACACTGTATGCttcttttcttattcttttatcTGCTGATGCATAGGTTGAGTCTCGAAGAAAGGCTGTTGCCGGTAAATTCAAAGAAGAAATTGTGCCTGCTCACACAAAGGTAATGCGGCTTAGTTTATCTTCTGAAATAGTTATGTTAAATGTTGAAGAATCGGATCAAATCTAAAGTTGAaatattttgtttctttttgttaTGATGACACAATCATCACCTTATGAAGATTGTGGATCCAAAAATTTATGAGGAAAAGGAAATCATTGTCTCAGAATATGATAGAATCTGATCTGGTACTTCACTGGCGGTCCTTGCACCTCAAACCAGCATTTTTGAAGGATGGCATCAGCTTGTAAGTAAAAGTGAAATAAAATTGTGTGCCAATGTTTATTAGTTGTATTCGGGATGTTCCTATGAAGAAGGGTCTTCCAGTTCTTGGCGTCTTTAGGTTCACTTTTACATTTGACTTATAGGCGTGTAATTATGATTGGTGGTTTGTGCTAAAGCCTTGGAATGAGTGCAATTATTTGATCTGAACTATTGAAAACTCTGTGGTTCCGTAAGGTAAGAGCTACCCTGGTGGTTGTCgtttccttttctcttctttttgcaGCCCTTCTTTTTCTGCTATCCTCATCTTTAGATTGAAGTAGTGAAATTATTGTTCATCTTTGCTTGAAATCAGGAGAGTTTGGAAGTGGATCAAAACAGTTTGATGGCCCGGAGGATGGACTGGAAACTTTTTTCTCGTTGAATTCGAATGGTTGATTCTCTAGACAGTatgcacttgtgtttctggagATTACACTCTGTGGAGAATATTTCTGAAGCTGAACATGTAACTGCATTATGTGATGTtgtctctcaaaaaaaaagtacatTCTGTTATGTTACTATCTGTTAGCACTATTATCAACCAAAGTTGATAGTTCCATTGAAATGAGAAGGGTGCATGTGCAAGTCGGTAGCAAATGCATGGGCATTAACATTAACATTTGCACTTCTACCTCGACTTGTACACGCCATCCTCGCCACCAGTGCCCTGTCCTAGTCAGCAGCACCTGTGGCCCTAGACATCGTCATCCTTGCCACCGGCTGTATCGAAGCGTGCCGGTTCCCCAAACTCTGAACCCTCATCTCTCAACCCCGTAGTGTAAGTCGGATTGCTTGTTTGGTTTAATTCGGGTGTGTGTAGTGCACCCAAAAGACGATCGCGGAGTCAtgtcttctttctttctccctcaGCTGGGGAATTTTCTGGTCTTGTTTTGTTGTTTGTGCTTCATGTTGGGTATTGATGAATTTTGACGCGGCCATGGCACCAAACTTGACCACGGCGATCTAGGACTTCCATGGCATCCAAGGCGTTTGACGCGACCACGGCGTGCGACCAAGACACCGGACGTGACCACGGCGATGCCACTGGTCGCGATCACTTATAGCACGACCATGGCTCGCCGCTGGCCCTGATGGATCAACGTCTTCCACCTTGGAGATATAACGACCCTACCCAGATAGGGTGTTCGTTCTAATATAAAAGGGTTGTAGGAGTTCATGAAGACGGTGAGTGCCACAACATTCTGTTTGCAAATTTCTAATCAAAATGTACCTATGAACTCTTCCGCAGATGATGAACTAAGAAACATAAGGCGACACAAAGATAGAGATCGCTATGCAAAGATGCCATTAGATAAGAAGGCAGAACTTGATGCAAGGAAAAGGGAAAACTATCATCGAAGGAAGGTGTAGAAGCAATCAGGACATTCGTTTGTCAAGTTGACGTGTATGTACATGGTTTGTTAAAACACACTACACCCCAATTGAATATGGGACTAGAAATTGTTCTCATATTATTTACTGGTGTGCAGATTGGGGAAAATGATTCTCATGACCGGCTTCATTCCATTATTCGTATACAAGGAACATTCGCACCAACAGCAAAACTCCTATGGCCAACACAAATATCACAGAAATGGGTATTCCTAACTAGTTATATGCGTGTACAAGTTGTATTCCATGCGATCTTTTTATGTAATCCTAGAGGCTTGGTTTTTATGGTAATGACTGAAGAAATTGGTATGGTCTCTACTGTATTGACAAGAAAAATAGGGAAAATCAGAAAATAATGCCTACGTGGATGGATTTGATTGGCTCCAAATACTCATGTAAACTCCCTTTGGTTATTCTATCGCACAACAAATGAAGCTTTTTAGCAGTAGTTTGATGCAATCCAATCATTTTTAAATAATTATACGCTGGCCTGGGTGCTAGATTGAAAATATGGGTAGTTTTATGATTTTATCCTTCCTCTGCTTGGCCTCCACTCTTACCCGATCAAATTgtgatataattttttattattcAATTGGTTCTTATTTATTTGTGTTACTAACTGTTTTTTCATAACTCTAAGCGGTGGTATCAATTCGTTtgttagattagattagattcaATTGGATTGCTATGAaattaataaatattttttaaatttttagtaTGTGTTCGATTCAATTCaattatttttaatataattgtTTTTCAAAACAATTATTAATAAGAAATACTCtgtccatttcaaattataatttgtttaactttttttacctcaagtttgaccactctttttatttaaaaatttgtgcaaaataacaCTTCTTTTGTTGTAGTTTTCTTTAttaatacaagttcttcaagaatcTCTAATACTACTAAAGCAAACAATTATTCATTGTTCCATCAATAGAAGTACTAATCAGAATCCAGATGATCTTATGTTGAGTTAAGGATCCGAGACCGTTTAGAATTAGCATTTGACaagtaaaatagaaaaatcaacACATTATGTTATTATTATAAATTATATTTGGTACGTAATATATACATTTTTTATATGCTAATCAATATATGTATATGGcttcccgtagcaacgcacgggcatattTAGTAgtaacttaaatttgactatgtttccataattttttgaataagacaagtggTCAAATGTAGACGCTATTTTTCTATTTCCAATGTATTTGCATTAATTAAGGATCTTGGGAACAATAAACAATATTGTATCTGTAATAAACAATATTTCAACAACAGCGGCTATAATTAATTAGGTTAATTAGGGCACCAAGATCATTTCTCACTACTAATATTGTATCTGTAATTTTCTTATTGAAACAGTCTTTGTGGGCAGGACCGAGTATTTTGAGTAATAAGGGTCTTGTTTGGGGACTATGACGAAGTTGCTTAAATGGACTGAACTCCCCCACCTGCTATAATGTAGGGATCCGAATATCTAGACCAAAGATTAATGTACCCCATATTTCTAGTATCCAGTTTTTTTAAATATCTATATCCATAATCTATATCGAGACTGGATTCTCGCGAGGGCCGTTGTGTCGCGAGGAAGGTCCAAGAGAGAACCACGACTGGGAGGATGGTCCGGCTCGTGGCGTCAACTGGGATCGTGGCGGAAGGGAGCGACAAGAAGGCGAGGCGCGGCATGTCGCAGGAACGCCGATCGTGCTGGGCCGACGGTTACGCACCAGAGGCGGATTAGCGCGAGGATCAGTTAAATGGAAAACAcggattttttttccaaagaaaAGTAAAAAGGAGATATACTTTTTTaagtagaaaaaaaaggagatatACTTTGGGAACCAGCAGCAGGCCTATTGCACTCCTCGATCCTTCCCATTGAATGGAAGTCGTCACCAGGGGAAAGACCGGAATGCCCCGCTAGAAATCCCAACAGGCAAGAACCCTAGAGATCCCAAACCGCTTGGCCGCATCTGATCCGCGTCGCGGAGGCGGCGATGAGCTCCTCCGGTTATTACCTGCGGAAAAGAAAGCGGCGCGGCGACCCTCCGCCTCCCACGGGCGGAATGGCGGGAGCCGAGGgagcgcagccgcagccgcagccgcagtacCACCCCTGCAGCATCTGCATGGAGCCCAtggcgcccgccgcggcgcacCGCGGGGGCGCCGCCTGCGCGCACGCCTTCTGCCGCGCGTGCCTGTCCGGACACGTCCGCGCCAAGCTCGAgtcgggtggcggcgggggtgcCGTGGTGCGGTGCCCCGACGCGTCCTGCGCGGCCGCGCTCGACCCGGAGCTCTGCCGCGCGGCGCTCCCGCCCGAGCTCTTCGAGCGGTGGTGCCGCGCGCTCTGCGAGTCGCTCTTCCTCGGCGCGCGCCGCACCTACTGCCCGTTCCCGGACTGCTCCGAGATGATGGtggcggacgacggcggcggcggcggcggagaggagtGCGTCACCCAGTCCGAGTGCCAGGGCTGCCGCCGGCTCTTCTGCGCGCGGTGCGGGGTGCCGTGGCACGCCGGCGTGTCCTGCGAGGAGTTCGCGCGCCTCGGCGAGGGGGAGCGCGCAAgggaggacctgctgctcgtGGAGGCCGCCCGCGAGGGCAACTGGAAGCGCTGCCCGCGCTGCAGGTTCTACGTCGAGAAATCCAGCGGATGCCTGCACATTACCTGCAggtaaaaagaaaatgaaaatgcCTCTTTTTTCGCAGTGcgaaaaaccaaaccaaactgaTTGTCGTTGTTGCAACTTCGATCACCTTGATTCAATTGTGCAGGTGTGGGTTTGAATTCTGCTATGGATGCTGTAAGCCATGGGCACTGATACATGACGACTGTCCTGGGGCATGAAACAGGTTGGGATCATGCTACTTAGTGTACTTTATCTGGTTTTCCATTAGAACCTTGAATCGTGtactttgtctcttgctctgaTCTAGAGGATGCTGTCCATCTGGATTTTGTTTGACCTTAATTGAGTAGTAATGTGCAGTTATTGCTTAGTATGCCTTGCTCTGATTTCGGCTAAGTATGTAGCACTTACAATTCTGTGACATGTTACGTGTGTAATCAAATTATCTGAACAAAATCATCGCATGCTAATTCAAATAGCTATTCTTGTTCAGTAATGCAATGAGAAATTATTGAGACACGAAAATTCTtcttttttggtgctttgtgCCTGTGCTGTGTGATGGGAACATTTCCATTTCAGAGATCGTATTTTTGTTTTCTGTTTTTTGAACTGGAAACAGAGAACTAGAGTTGGGGTGTAGTGCTATGTCACTGCTGCATGACTTTTACTGTGGGCCTAGGGTGTTTAACTGTTTGATATATGTCTACTTGTTGCCTTGTTGGTGTGGGCCTGTTTTCAGTATTTGGTTCTATATTGGACTAAGCAGTAGTGTTCAGTTAGTCGGTGGGTTTGTATGAGCATTGCCTTTGTTGGGAAAGGTAACTTGTGCTGTACACAAACAACTTTATGCATAAACTTGGTCTTCTTTGAGTCAAACAGCTTAAACTGAATTACTGACGCTATTCAAATTTTGTGTAAATTAGTCTTGCATAGAACTACTGATGAGCTACAGAGGCTTGTTGTTTTGTACTTCTCTTTTGGTACCTTATTGTCAGCCATATCCTCGTTTCTGTTATCCTTACTGAATTTGAGACTTAGTGCTTGACAGATAAATTTGACAGAAATTTGTGTAGAATTGTTCGTTTGTTTAGTGGTGATTTTCAGAACATCTGGTGCTAATTGCTCTATCATGGTAGTCCTTATTTTCATTACTTCATTCTCGGATTTACTACAAATTCACTCTTTATTCCTTTATTCTTTTAAGCTGAGAATTTGGGAAATATGCTCCTGTGCATATAATATTGTGTCTGTTTCCTTTCACGTTGCTATGTTTCCTTTCAGGTGCTAGTCTTGTGCACCGTCACATTGCAAAGTTTGGAAAtggaaaaaatacaaaaaacatTTCTACCCATTTCAGTTGTCTTCTTCTAGCACTTCCACCTCGTTTACAAAAGTAGCTAGTGATAATGCCCCATTGCTGCTTTCTGTATATTGTGATTGACCACATGGCACCATGCCATTAGCCCATTACACCCCCAATAAGTTAGTTGTCACTTGAGGAAAATAGTGTAATGAGAAGGGTTAATATCTTGCTTGGACATTAGAAATGTATAAGATCTTCATGAATCTTGATGTTGGTCCCACATGCTCTGAGGCTTGCTTTTGTTATGTTTGAGATGAAGACTAGGCTTTAAGATGGGTCCCACTAAAAAAATCTCCCCATGGCCACATGTGGCCCCACCATGGTGACAGCAGGCCTTCCTATGGTAACACGGGCAAACATCCCTGCTATGGTCTCATGTGTTTATTCCTTGACAACGGCTCTCAAACTTTATTTAGGCTAGTCATGTGTATTTCATTTAAAGCTGGTGCTTGTTATGCATACGGTCCACTTTGATAATGCCAACTTATCCTTAAGATCCCTGCTTTTCACACGCTACTGTCTACTGGTGCCCTATATGTTTTGTGCAATACTGCTTTTATATTTAAGCATAAGGAGTAAGCTTACAATGCAGAGAATTAACAAATGTAGCACTAGTATTTTGTTGTACATTATAGTTGATAGGAGACGATTGATTCAACTGCAGGTCTGGCTTCACTTCTGCTGTGGCTCTGCCGCTCCGGCAAGCACTGGGAGCTGAATGCATGACGGCGGTTTCAGAATGAAGTAGGTACGAATGTTACTGTCAGTAGGGTTTCTCTGAACTCTCATGTGAACCATGAAGAGTCTGATGGCCTCCTCTAGAGAATGTTGGAAGGTTCTTCTGTATGTGGTTGGTCTTAATGAACCTTCATTGCAACTATATGGGTGCCAGGCGTCTTTCTTTAATTTAAGCtaagcttgacagtgcttgaaATTTGCAATGCATTACAAATATGGGGAATTACGTTGACAAAACTATTCCATTGGAGTCTAACTGTCTTATGTTTGATAATGACATTAGGAGTTATATAGGTTTGTTATCAACTGAACAGAATGACGCTAGAAGAAAGTGCAGAAAGCATTGCAAATCAATCTGATACCCTGATTTGTGATATAAGTTATCAAGGAGGTCGATTTGATGACAACACGTGACAGCATCTTTTATGGTTGGAACTGTTGAATTTGCAATTTCAACTGGAAACCGACCAATTAGAATGAGACCATGAAGTTGGCCCTTTCTTCGCCATTGTTTTTTTACGAATACTGTTGCCATTGTGCATAATTTCCATTGCTGCTTTGCACCGCACGCCCTTTCAGTCTTACAGCTTATAGGCGAAAAACTTGACAGGAGTTACTATTACCATgtagagaaaaataaaataggCCGGTCGACTGGTTCATACGGTATAAAGATTGAGCTATAGTTTGAGCATCGGCGTATATGACGATCTGCAGATCTCAGTACCAGCGCTTGCAGTTGCAGCAGAACATGGAGTACTATCAGGCATGGAGCACGAAAGAGGAGCTTTGCAGTTGCAGCCTGCATGGGCATCTGTAGCACCTACCCATACATTCCGTCCACGGAGTGCGGATTTTGCTGAATGACCACATTAGCAGTTGTCCTAATTCCATGAGAACATTCAGACGCAGTTCCACAAAGCACAGTTGGAGAAGTGGGCTTTTTGTGGTTGCCACGAGCACATCGGATCCGAGCACATCATGGTCAAGGTTGCATGGACCTGGGTCACCTGGCTGGTCCACGCCACGCAGCTGGCGAACACCATCCGCATCCAGGCTGGCAGGCGCTTCTTGCACCCGGCGGATGGCTGCCGCGGGAAAGGAAAACGCCACGGAACTCTCTGCTTCTCAACCCTCCGGCACTTCACCTTTCGAGAAGATCAcgctaagggtgtgtttagttccaccaaatttccaaattttctatcaCATCCATCATATCTcatatcacatcgaaacattaaatatagtaaataattcatgtatgaagtattaaatgtggttaaataaaaaaactaattgcatagttttgatgtacgttgcgagacgaattttttgagcctagttaggtcatggtaggacaatatttaccacaaacaaacgaaaagtgctatagtgtgctacagtgactgatgtgactttttctcccccttttcacctcatctaaacacagcctaaggc carries:
- the LOC120712526 gene encoding probable E3 ubiquitin-protein ligase ARI8; the encoded protein is MSSSGYYLRKRKRRGDPPPPTGGMAGAEGAQPQPQPQYHPCSICMEPMAPAAAHRGGAACAHAFCRACLSGHVRAKLESGGGGGAVVRCPDASCAAALDPELCRAALPPELFERWCRALCESLFLGARRTYCPFPDCSEMMVADDGGGGGGEECVTQSECQGCRRLFCARCGVPWHAGVSCEEFARLGEGERAREDLLLVEAAREGNWKRCPRCRFYVEKSSGCLHITCRCGFEFCYGCCKPWALIHDDCPGA